A region from the Geobacter benzoatilyticus genome encodes:
- the holB gene encoding DNA polymerase III subunit delta': MPFSRVIGQATPVDVLRRALRSGKSAHAYLFEGIEGCGKGTTALAFVEATFCGRDDGCGTCPSCRKMGKLQHPDLHMVEPDGAFIKIDQIRELQRELVLRPVEAPLKACIIRDADRLNPSAGNALLKTLEEPPGNALMILLTTNLDGVLPTVRSRCQLLRFAPLSEEMIEEQLVAAGRDRAGARLAASLAGGSLGKALGDEEADTIDRAALLKRLGAFSLSDTAPLFAAAEEMASNREQALKQLDVLTSLLRDILLIQGGSDDVINRDIFPLLENEAARLSRERNIERITNTMEARRALMRNANPRLTLDVLLMRLAE; encoded by the coding sequence GTGCCGTTCTCCCGAGTCATCGGACAAGCAACCCCCGTCGACGTTTTACGGCGCGCACTCCGTTCCGGGAAGAGCGCCCACGCCTACCTGTTCGAAGGAATCGAGGGCTGCGGCAAGGGAACAACGGCCCTCGCCTTTGTGGAGGCAACCTTTTGCGGCCGGGATGACGGATGCGGCACCTGCCCGTCCTGCCGCAAGATGGGGAAACTCCAGCACCCCGACCTCCACATGGTGGAGCCCGACGGGGCGTTCATAAAAATCGACCAGATTCGGGAGCTCCAGCGGGAACTGGTGCTCCGCCCGGTTGAAGCTCCGCTCAAGGCGTGCATCATAAGGGATGCCGACCGGCTGAACCCGTCAGCCGGCAACGCCCTGCTAAAAACTTTGGAGGAGCCTCCGGGCAACGCCCTGATGATCCTGCTCACCACGAACCTCGACGGCGTCCTCCCAACGGTTCGCTCCCGCTGCCAGTTGCTGCGGTTTGCGCCATTGTCCGAAGAAATGATCGAAGAACAGCTGGTGGCGGCGGGACGCGATCGGGCTGGCGCCCGCCTAGCCGCATCCCTTGCCGGCGGGAGCCTCGGGAAAGCCCTCGGGGACGAAGAAGCGGACACCATCGACCGGGCGGCCCTGCTGAAACGCCTCGGCGCCTTCTCCCTCAGCGACACGGCTCCACTCTTCGCCGCAGCTGAAGAGATGGCCTCCAACCGGGAACAGGCCCTGAAGCAACTGGACGTGCTCACATCGCTTCTGCGCGACATTCTCCTGATACAAGGGGGAAGCGATGACGTGATCAACCGCGACATCTTCCCGCTCCTGGAGAACGAAGCGGCGCGCCTGTCACGGGAAAGAAACATCGAACGGATCACAAACACCATGGAGGCCCGCCGGGCCCTCATGCGCAACGCCAACCCGCGGCTCACCCTCGACGTGCTCCTGATGCGTCTTGCGGAATAA
- the rnc gene encoding ribonuclease III, with protein sequence MGEEAVDNKKVLPERMEELEAEIGHRFADRQLLEEALTHRSWVNERRGGEGNPDNERLEFLGDAVLGLLVGRMLFARFPQSREGVLARMKASLVGEETLAALASARGLGRHLRLGKGEERSGGRERRSLLANTYEALLAAVYLDGGIDPAGLIVEKDFGPLLAATASGAKGRDFKTEFQEMTQTRFGTAPTYELIATDGPPHDRRFTVAAFAGGERVGEGSGRSKKEAEQAAARLCLERFASDDGK encoded by the coding sequence ATGGGAGAAGAGGCCGTAGACAATAAAAAAGTACTGCCGGAACGGATGGAAGAGCTGGAGGCCGAAATCGGCCATCGCTTTGCCGATCGGCAGCTGCTGGAGGAGGCCCTTACCCACCGGTCATGGGTGAACGAGCGCCGTGGCGGGGAGGGTAACCCGGATAACGAACGGCTGGAATTCCTGGGCGACGCGGTCCTAGGGCTTCTGGTCGGGAGAATGCTGTTTGCCCGCTTTCCCCAGAGCCGCGAGGGGGTTCTTGCCCGGATGAAGGCGTCGCTCGTGGGGGAGGAAACCCTGGCGGCGCTCGCCTCGGCGAGGGGGCTTGGGCGGCACCTGCGTCTGGGGAAGGGGGAGGAGCGCAGCGGCGGGCGGGAGCGGCGGTCACTTCTGGCGAATACCTACGAGGCGCTCCTGGCGGCGGTTTACCTGGATGGCGGCATTGACCCCGCCGGACTGATCGTTGAGAAAGACTTCGGTCCGCTGCTGGCTGCTACGGCCTCTGGCGCCAAGGGGCGTGATTTCAAGACCGAATTCCAGGAGATGACACAGACCCGTTTCGGTACGGCCCCAACCTATGAGCTGATTGCTACGGACGGCCCTCCCCATGACCGGCGTTTTACGGTGGCTGCCTTTGCCGGTGGTGAGAGGGTCGGAGAGGGGAGCGGCCGGAGCAAGAAGGAGGCGGAGCAGGCGGCTGCCAGACTATGCCTCGAGCGATTTGCTTCCGATGATGGGAAATGA
- the der gene encoding ribosome biogenesis GTPase Der gives MMPLVAIVGRPNVGKSTLFNRLVGRRKAIVDDMPGVTRDRNYETVTRFDAPFILIDTGGFEPVSEDRLLQQMREQSRLAMEEADVIIFLMDGRAGLTPSDVEVVEMLRRVKKPVFYVVNKVDGEKLENEAADFYTLGVDALHTISAEHNRGVGDLMDEVVAALPKISNRADDDDITKIAVVGRPNVGKSSLVNRLLGFERVVANPTPGTTRDSVDTMFSCNKKRYLLIDTAGIRRKGKTTQKLEKYSVVDSLRSIERADVALIVINAEEGVTEQDERIAGYAYEAGKGCIFVVNKWDVVEKDNRTLGKFVEQIKTEFKYLAFAPIVFVSAKSGLRINRVMEEVERVMAQCTKRVSTADLNRVFSEAVDTHHAPLSHGRRVKFYYSTQVGTKPPTFIVFTNQPEGVHFSYERYLINTFREAFDFTGTPLRIIFRGRDRRE, from the coding sequence ATGATGCCGCTTGTTGCCATAGTGGGGCGCCCCAACGTGGGGAAATCGACCCTTTTCAACCGTCTCGTGGGGCGCCGCAAGGCGATAGTCGATGATATGCCCGGCGTCACCCGCGACCGGAATTACGAAACCGTTACTCGCTTCGATGCGCCGTTCATCCTCATCGATACCGGCGGTTTCGAGCCGGTGAGCGAGGACCGCCTCCTGCAGCAGATGCGGGAGCAGTCCCGGCTCGCCATGGAGGAGGCGGACGTCATAATCTTCCTCATGGACGGACGGGCCGGTCTCACCCCTTCCGACGTGGAGGTGGTGGAGATGCTACGCCGGGTGAAAAAGCCCGTTTTCTACGTGGTCAACAAAGTGGACGGAGAAAAGCTGGAGAACGAAGCGGCCGATTTCTACACTTTGGGGGTCGATGCGCTCCACACCATCTCCGCCGAGCATAACCGCGGCGTGGGTGATCTCATGGATGAGGTGGTCGCAGCCCTGCCCAAAATCTCTAACCGTGCCGATGACGATGATATCACCAAAATTGCGGTGGTGGGGCGCCCCAACGTGGGGAAGTCATCCCTGGTGAACCGTCTCCTCGGCTTCGAGCGCGTGGTGGCAAACCCGACTCCCGGTACCACGCGGGATTCCGTGGATACCATGTTCAGCTGCAACAAAAAGCGCTATCTCCTCATCGATACCGCCGGTATCCGGCGCAAGGGGAAAACGACCCAGAAACTGGAGAAGTACAGTGTCGTGGACAGCTTGCGTAGCATCGAGCGGGCCGACGTGGCGCTCATCGTCATCAACGCCGAAGAGGGGGTGACGGAGCAGGACGAGCGGATCGCCGGTTATGCCTACGAGGCGGGGAAAGGCTGTATCTTCGTGGTTAACAAGTGGGATGTGGTGGAGAAGGACAACCGCACCCTGGGCAAGTTTGTGGAGCAGATAAAGACTGAATTCAAGTATCTGGCATTTGCGCCGATAGTATTTGTGTCAGCTAAAAGTGGCTTGCGGATCAACCGGGTCATGGAAGAGGTGGAGCGGGTCATGGCCCAGTGCACCAAGCGGGTCAGTACCGCGGACCTGAACCGCGTGTTTTCCGAGGCGGTGGATACGCATCATGCCCCCCTTTCCCACGGGCGGCGGGTGAAGTTCTACTATTCCACCCAGGTGGGGACGAAGCCGCCGACGTTCATTGTGTTCACCAATCAGCCCGAGGGGGTGCATTTTTCCTACGAACGTTACTTGATCAATACATTTCGCGAAGCGTTCGATTTTACCGGCACCCCCCTGAGAATCATCTTCCGGGGACGGGATCGCCGGGAGTAA
- a CDS encoding response regulator, whose amino-acid sequence MKKILIAEDSSTMRSLLMATIESLGGYQVVEASSGFEALRLLPREPVDLIITDINMPDINGLELVGFVRGSEIYRHLPLFIISTEGSERDREKGLALGANEYLVKPFDPAHLQELILQYTS is encoded by the coding sequence GTGAAGAAAATTCTTATTGCGGAAGACTCGTCAACCATGAGATCGCTCCTCATGGCGACCATCGAATCCCTCGGAGGATATCAGGTCGTGGAAGCTTCCAGCGGGTTCGAGGCCCTTAGACTGCTGCCGAGGGAGCCGGTTGACCTGATCATCACCGACATCAATATGCCCGACATCAACGGGCTGGAGCTTGTGGGTTTTGTCCGCGGAAGCGAGATCTACCGGCACCTTCCGCTATTTATCATTTCCACCGAGGGAAGCGAGCGCGACCGGGAAAAAGGGCTCGCTCTCGGAGCGAATGAGTACCTGGTGAAACCGTTCGATCCAGCGCATTTGCAGGAGTTGATCTTACAGTACACGTCCTGA
- the metG gene encoding methionine--tRNA ligase, whose product MSRTFYVTTPIYYVNDVPHIGHAYTTLAADVLARYKRLKGYEVFFLTGTDEHGQKVEKAANAAGETPLELADRVVKRFQALWEKLDISYTDFIRTTQERHKKGVTHLFQEVMTKGDIYLGEYEDWYCTPCETFWTETQLIDGKCPDCNRPVEKLKEESYFFRMSKYQEQLLAHIEANPDFIQPKSRRNEIISFVKEGLRDLSISRTSFNWGIPVPGNERHVIYVWFDALTNYITALGYPDQGGNFEKFWPVDAHLIGKDILRFHSVYWPTFLMAAGLPVPQKVFAHGWWTVEGQKMSKSLQNVVEPNMLVDKYGIDAIRYFLLREVPFGLDGDFSHTALVHRINSDLANDLGNLLSRSTAMVNKYFNGILPQPGPMTDMDTAFRTRAETMVTQLDACMDELSFSKGLQAIWEVISAGNKYIDESAPWTLAKDPAQKERLGTIMYTLLEAQRIVHLLLSAFMPRTAAKALGYLGYTATPTDDDLAWGRLAPGTQIAKAEALFPRIDEKNEI is encoded by the coding sequence ATGAGCCGAACGTTCTATGTCACAACCCCCATCTACTACGTAAACGACGTACCGCACATCGGCCATGCGTACACGACCCTTGCCGCCGATGTCCTCGCCCGCTACAAGCGCCTCAAGGGGTATGAGGTCTTCTTCCTGACCGGCACCGACGAGCACGGACAAAAGGTCGAGAAGGCAGCCAACGCCGCCGGCGAGACTCCGCTGGAGCTTGCCGACCGCGTGGTGAAGCGCTTCCAGGCCCTCTGGGAAAAACTGGATATCAGCTACACGGACTTCATCCGCACCACCCAGGAGCGCCACAAGAAGGGGGTAACCCATCTTTTCCAGGAGGTCATGACAAAGGGGGACATCTATCTCGGCGAGTACGAAGACTGGTACTGCACCCCTTGCGAAACCTTCTGGACAGAAACCCAGCTCATTGACGGCAAGTGCCCGGACTGCAACCGTCCCGTGGAAAAACTGAAGGAAGAGTCGTACTTCTTCCGGATGAGCAAGTACCAGGAGCAACTCCTGGCCCATATCGAGGCGAACCCCGACTTCATCCAGCCCAAGAGCAGGCGCAACGAAATCATCTCCTTCGTAAAGGAAGGTCTCCGCGACCTCTCCATATCGCGTACATCCTTCAACTGGGGCATTCCGGTGCCGGGAAACGAGCGGCACGTGATATACGTCTGGTTCGATGCGCTCACCAACTATATCACCGCTCTGGGCTACCCCGATCAGGGGGGGAATTTCGAGAAATTCTGGCCCGTGGACGCCCACCTCATCGGCAAGGATATTCTCCGCTTCCATTCGGTCTACTGGCCCACCTTCCTCATGGCCGCCGGACTTCCGGTACCCCAAAAGGTCTTTGCCCACGGCTGGTGGACCGTCGAGGGGCAGAAAATGAGCAAGAGCCTCCAGAACGTTGTGGAACCCAACATGCTAGTGGACAAGTACGGCATCGACGCAATCCGCTACTTCCTCCTGCGGGAAGTCCCCTTCGGCCTTGACGGAGACTTCTCCCACACGGCCCTTGTCCACCGGATCAACTCGGACCTGGCCAATGACCTGGGAAACCTTCTCAGCCGCTCCACCGCCATGGTAAACAAGTATTTCAACGGCATTCTCCCGCAACCCGGTCCCATGACGGACATGGATACAGCCTTCCGCACCCGCGCCGAGACGATGGTGACCCAGCTCGACGCCTGCATGGACGAACTGTCTTTCAGCAAGGGGCTTCAGGCTATCTGGGAGGTAATCTCCGCAGGGAACAAGTACATCGACGAAAGCGCCCCGTGGACATTAGCCAAGGACCCGGCCCAGAAGGAACGGCTCGGCACCATCATGTACACCCTCCTGGAAGCCCAGCGGATCGTGCATTTGCTGCTCTCGGCCTTTATGCCGCGCACTGCAGCCAAGGCCCTCGGCTATCTGGGATACACGGCCACTCCCACGGACGATGATCTGGCATGGGGAAGACTGGCTCCCGGCACACAGATCGCCAAGGCGGAGGCGCTTTTCCCGAGAATTGATGAGAAGAACGAAATATGA
- the ricT gene encoding PSP1 domain-containing protein yields the protein MVKIVKAQFQTAGKLYDFGTGGLDLKPGDKIIVETERGRSIATVVTPPREFEDSHVPEGLKHAVRIAEQSDLASAARNNAREQEAHAFCIRKIKERGMEMKLVKVEYLFDGSKAIFYFTADGRVDFRELVKDLAHQFHTRIEMRQIGVRDESKMIGGIGICGRELCCSSFLREFEPVSVKMAKEQNLALNPTKISGQCGRLLCCLGYEYETYCSLKRCLPKCGKLVKCGNAEGEVVKQNIISGTVLIKTDDDRLVELKGDSIKPEDISERQKPPRREGVGKEQEKESRSSADTERREKPRDRDQKPGNDGEQRRERDAAKTQNQQRGERGSRDRRSGKGRDKDKKEPK from the coding sequence TTGGTAAAGATTGTGAAGGCCCAGTTTCAAACCGCCGGGAAGCTCTACGACTTCGGAACCGGCGGACTTGACCTCAAACCGGGCGACAAGATTATCGTCGAAACCGAGCGGGGACGGAGCATAGCCACTGTCGTCACCCCGCCCCGGGAGTTCGAGGACTCACACGTTCCCGAAGGTCTCAAGCACGCCGTACGGATTGCCGAGCAGTCCGATCTCGCCTCTGCCGCCCGCAATAACGCCCGGGAGCAGGAAGCCCACGCATTCTGCATCCGTAAGATCAAAGAGCGGGGCATGGAGATGAAGCTCGTCAAGGTGGAATACCTCTTTGACGGGAGCAAGGCAATTTTCTACTTCACCGCCGACGGCCGCGTTGATTTCCGTGAACTGGTCAAGGACCTGGCCCACCAGTTCCATACCCGAATCGAGATGCGCCAGATCGGGGTCCGCGATGAATCAAAGATGATCGGCGGCATCGGTATCTGCGGCCGCGAACTCTGCTGCTCGTCATTTCTGCGCGAATTCGAACCCGTATCGGTCAAAATGGCCAAGGAGCAGAATCTTGCCCTGAACCCCACGAAGATTTCCGGGCAATGCGGCCGCCTTCTCTGCTGTCTCGGTTACGAGTATGAAACCTACTGCTCCCTCAAGAGATGTCTTCCCAAATGCGGTAAACTGGTAAAATGCGGCAATGCGGAAGGCGAGGTCGTCAAGCAGAACATCATCAGCGGAACAGTGCTCATAAAGACCGACGATGACCGCCTGGTGGAACTCAAGGGAGACAGCATCAAGCCGGAAGACATCTCGGAACGCCAGAAACCTCCCCGGCGGGAAGGGGTCGGCAAGGAGCAGGAAAAGGAATCGCGAAGCTCCGCCGACACCGAGCGAAGGGAAAAACCACGGGACCGTGACCAGAAGCCGGGAAACGACGGCGAGCAGCGCCGGGAGCGCGATGCCGCAAAAACTCAGAACCAGCAGCGCGGCGAGCGCGGCAGTCGTGATCGCCGCAGCGGCAAAGGCAGGGACAAGGATAAAAAGGAGCCGAAATGA
- a CDS encoding DUF4388 domain-containing protein, which produces MSLVGNLEDLGLGEILQIISLSCKSGTLRLSSRGREGAIVFRAGQVIQATSSTLQENFGEILIRKGTLDLETLRAALAQQKHEGCRERLGSILVRSFGFQASLMEELAKEQVERVLYTLFAWAEGTFEFELQDSVALTGTTIMDPLQFMLEKGLNPRMFMREGGAEQREEDFPLEQESQQDSIVPGGSEESRAEPSGHINLGAELLLEMGEEFTDPGKAGSDPHARMTLLRGMLEELHNPDLGCGITLLVLRFASEFVGRAVIFMVMGNEIVGLGQFGLDDREGSADERVRSLRIPRGEPSLFSGVIEAKHPAVVRPESNEWNQYLFGRLGAGTPHEVFLGPIVSGGEVVAVLYGDNQTERRPIMGTEALEIFLSQAGVAMEKALLERRLMNSSRGVM; this is translated from the coding sequence ATGAGTCTTGTGGGTAATCTGGAAGACCTGGGACTGGGCGAGATCCTCCAGATCATAAGCCTGTCCTGCAAGTCGGGGACTCTCCGTCTCTCCAGCCGCGGCCGGGAGGGAGCTATCGTCTTCCGTGCCGGGCAGGTGATTCAGGCGACTTCCAGTACTCTCCAGGAGAATTTCGGCGAGATTCTGATCCGCAAGGGAACCCTTGATCTGGAAACCCTGCGGGCCGCCCTGGCCCAGCAGAAACATGAGGGATGCCGGGAAAGGCTCGGCTCAATTCTGGTTCGAAGTTTCGGTTTCCAGGCTTCTCTCATGGAGGAGCTGGCGAAGGAGCAGGTGGAGCGGGTGCTCTACACGCTTTTCGCCTGGGCCGAAGGAACCTTCGAGTTTGAACTCCAGGACAGCGTGGCCCTGACCGGCACCACGATTATGGATCCGCTCCAGTTCATGCTCGAAAAGGGGCTGAACCCCCGGATGTTCATGCGTGAGGGGGGAGCGGAGCAGCGGGAAGAGGACTTCCCCCTTGAGCAGGAGTCCCAACAGGATTCCATTGTTCCGGGAGGCTCCGAAGAGAGCCGGGCGGAGCCGTCGGGGCACATAAACCTGGGTGCGGAGCTTCTTCTCGAGATGGGAGAAGAGTTCACGGATCCAGGCAAGGCGGGGAGCGACCCCCATGCCCGGATGACCCTCCTGCGGGGTATGCTCGAAGAGTTGCACAACCCTGACCTGGGGTGCGGGATAACGTTGCTGGTATTGCGGTTTGCCTCCGAATTCGTGGGGCGGGCCGTCATCTTCATGGTTATGGGGAATGAGATAGTGGGGCTCGGCCAGTTCGGCCTCGACGACCGTGAAGGTTCCGCTGACGAACGTGTCCGGTCGCTCCGCATTCCCCGCGGGGAACCGTCGCTGTTCAGCGGGGTCATTGAGGCGAAGCATCCGGCGGTGGTTCGTCCCGAGTCCAATGAGTGGAACCAGTACCTATTCGGCCGTCTTGGCGCTGGAACGCCCCATGAGGTTTTTCTCGGTCCGATTGTAAGCGGAGGAGAGGTGGTTGCCGTGCTTTATGGCGACAATCAGACCGAGCGCAGGCCCATCATGGGGACCGAAGCGCTGGAGATCTTCCTCTCCCAGGCGGGGGTGGCCATGGAAAAAGCGCTTCTAGAACGTAGACTTATGAATAGTAGTCGGGGTGTGATGTGA
- a CDS encoding elongator complex protein 3, whose protein sequence is MKPLIVPFFISHQGCPHKCVFCDQERISGQSSGLPATAEVLETIERFAASAVGRPLEVAFYGGTFTSLPRGEQDRLLAPLQPLIAKGRVASVRLSTRPDSVDDDTARFLAARGVTTVELGVQSMDGEVLESAGRGHGAAHVERAFASLGNAGVAVGAQLMPGLPGDTPEKSLESLDRVLALGPACLRIYPTVVLAGTRLADLWRSGSYSPLGLDDAVSLCGAMLRRCLAASVPVIRIGLQPTEELERPGTILAGPWHPAFRQLVESELFRGLLERLAMDVPAGSGIEVACSPRRISDVAGQHRCNLSRLREKFGIVVRRITGDNRLHPYDLEISCSGKIIAGSVLD, encoded by the coding sequence ATGAAGCCTCTCATCGTACCGTTTTTCATATCCCACCAGGGATGCCCGCACAAATGCGTATTTTGCGACCAGGAACGGATCTCTGGCCAGAGCTCGGGGCTTCCCGCGACGGCTGAGGTTCTTGAAACCATCGAGCGCTTTGCCGCGTCGGCAGTGGGGCGGCCACTGGAGGTGGCTTTTTACGGCGGTACCTTCACAAGCCTTCCGCGGGGTGAGCAGGACCGGCTATTGGCACCGCTCCAGCCTCTTATTGCCAAGGGGCGTGTGGCCAGTGTGCGGCTTTCTACGAGGCCCGATTCCGTTGACGATGACACGGCCCGTTTCCTCGCCGCCCGCGGTGTGACCACGGTTGAGCTGGGGGTCCAGTCCATGGACGGCGAGGTTCTCGAGTCTGCCGGCCGGGGGCATGGGGCGGCCCATGTGGAGCGGGCATTCGCATCCCTTGGCAATGCCGGCGTTGCCGTCGGTGCCCAGCTCATGCCGGGGCTTCCCGGCGACACCCCGGAAAAGTCTCTGGAATCCCTTGACCGGGTGCTTGCCCTGGGCCCGGCGTGCCTCCGCATCTATCCGACGGTTGTTCTGGCGGGGACAAGGCTGGCGGACCTGTGGCGTTCCGGGTCCTACTCCCCCCTCGGCCTCGATGATGCCGTTTCCCTGTGCGGGGCCATGCTCCGCCGGTGTCTCGCAGCCAGTGTGCCGGTGATCCGGATAGGGCTTCAGCCCACGGAGGAATTGGAACGGCCGGGAACTATCCTGGCCGGTCCGTGGCACCCGGCATTTCGGCAGCTGGTGGAAAGCGAGCTTTTCCGCGGCCTCCTGGAACGGCTGGCCATGGATGTTCCAGCCGGTTCCGGCATTGAGGTTGCCTGCTCTCCCCGGCGCATATCCGACGTGGCCGGGCAGCATCGCTGCAATCTCTCCCGGCTCCGGGAGAAGTTCGGCATTGTGGTGAGGCGCATCACTGGGGACAACAGGCTGCACCCCTATGATCTGGAAATTTCTTGCTCCGGTAAAATCATTGCCGGTAGCGTACTGGACTGA
- the rpmB gene encoding 50S ribosomal protein L28 produces MSRKCEICGKGPSFGNNVSHANNKTRTTWYPNLQKVKAVRNGSIQTIKVCTRCIRSGHVTKAL; encoded by the coding sequence ATGTCGAGAAAATGTGAAATCTGCGGCAAAGGTCCCAGTTTCGGTAACAACGTCAGCCACGCCAACAACAAGACCCGCACCACGTGGTATCCGAACCTGCAGAAAGTGAAAGCCGTAAGAAACGGCAGCATCCAGACCATCAAGGTCTGCACCCGCTGCATCCGCTCCGGCCACGTCACCAAGGCCCTTTAA
- the era gene encoding GTPase Era, protein MSDKPFRSGFVSIIGRPNVGKSTLLNRILGEKIVITSDKPQTTRNRIQGIHNVPDAQIVFIDTPGIHQARSRLNKYMVEVAVSAIREVDLILFLVEANQKPGEQEQEIMDVLAGATAPVFLVINKVDLTEKGAVLERIAAYKDRFPFREIVPVSAGTGDGVEYLVELVRKALPEGPVYFPDDILTDVPERFIAAEIIREKVFRLTRDEIPYATAVEVDSFKEREDGGLVSIAATITVERDSQKGIVIGKKGAMLKKIGSASRVEIEKLLNTKVFLELFVRVRKDWSEDERMLKELGYT, encoded by the coding sequence TTGTCAGATAAACCGTTCCGGTCAGGATTCGTTTCCATTATCGGGCGCCCCAACGTGGGGAAATCGACACTTCTGAACCGGATTCTCGGCGAGAAGATCGTTATTACCTCGGATAAGCCCCAGACGACCCGCAACCGCATCCAGGGGATTCACAACGTCCCCGATGCCCAGATTGTTTTCATCGACACGCCGGGAATCCACCAGGCACGTTCGCGCCTCAACAAATACATGGTGGAAGTGGCTGTTTCCGCTATCCGCGAGGTGGATCTGATCCTGTTCCTCGTGGAGGCCAACCAGAAGCCGGGAGAGCAGGAGCAGGAGATCATGGATGTGCTCGCGGGAGCGACGGCGCCGGTCTTCCTCGTCATCAACAAGGTGGACCTGACGGAGAAGGGTGCCGTGCTGGAGCGGATTGCCGCCTACAAGGACCGCTTCCCGTTCCGGGAGATCGTGCCGGTTTCGGCCGGTACCGGCGATGGTGTTGAATATCTGGTGGAACTGGTGCGCAAGGCTCTCCCCGAGGGACCGGTCTATTTCCCCGACGACATTCTGACCGATGTCCCGGAGCGGTTCATTGCCGCAGAGATTATCCGGGAAAAGGTCTTTCGTCTCACCCGCGACGAGATTCCCTACGCCACCGCCGTGGAGGTGGACAGCTTCAAGGAGCGGGAGGACGGGGGGCTCGTATCCATTGCCGCCACCATAACCGTGGAGCGGGATTCCCAGAAGGGGATCGTCATCGGGAAAAAGGGCGCAATGCTCAAGAAGATAGGTTCGGCGTCCCGGGTCGAGATCGAAAAATTACTTAACACAAAGGTTTTCCTGGAACTCTTCGTTCGGGTCCGCAAGGATTGGAGCGAAGACGAACGGATGCTGAAGGAGCTCGGATACACATGA
- a CDS encoding YdcF family protein, translating to MALFFRGLFSILVIFSVVVVVLFVDFAYKTFSVRQRDIATDAIVVLAGGRGRVEEGVRLFRDRQGKYLFLIGVDPLVRKRELFRDRQGEDLSERVFLEKASRNTLENALYGREIIDRKDIRSIRLITSRYHMKRATLIFRNTLPRDIAIYPHPVDSINLKQAWWRDKGSFRLLFSEFYKYCLFRFFFLFASGELRPPAGP from the coding sequence ATGGCGCTCTTTTTTCGAGGTCTCTTTTCAATTCTTGTAATATTCAGCGTTGTAGTGGTGGTTCTATTTGTGGATTTCGCCTACAAGACTTTTTCGGTCCGGCAGCGCGACATCGCTACGGATGCGATCGTGGTGCTTGCGGGAGGAAGGGGTAGGGTGGAAGAAGGGGTGCGTTTATTCCGGGACCGCCAGGGAAAGTATCTTTTTCTTATAGGGGTCGATCCTCTGGTGCGAAAGCGGGAACTTTTCCGGGACCGGCAGGGAGAAGACCTGTCCGAACGGGTATTCCTGGAAAAAGCTTCGCGCAATACCCTGGAAAACGCCCTTTACGGCAGGGAGATCATCGACCGGAAGGATATCCGCTCCATACGCCTGATAACGTCCCGTTATCACATGAAGCGGGCGACCCTCATTTTCAGAAACACGCTCCCCCGCGATATTGCCATTTACCCCCATCCGGTAGATTCGATAAATCTCAAGCAGGCGTGGTGGCGCGATAAGGGGAGTTTCAGGCTTCTTTTCAGCGAGTTCTACAAGTATTGCCTTTTCAGGTTCTTCTTCCTGTTTGCTTCCGGGGAACTGCGACCTCCCGCTGGGCCGTAG
- the tmk gene encoding dTMP kinase, whose product MGFFITFEGIEGCGKSTQVRLAAERLSRAGHEVVVTREPGGCPIADAIRAILLDARNSAMVPMTELLLYAAARAQHIAEVVEPALASGKIVLCDRFTDSTLTYQGFGRKLDRELIARLNALAAGSIKPDMTLLFDCPVETGLARAMARINANSAAREERFEQESLLFHERIRDGFLSLAATEPSRFVVLDGSRSIGEIETMVTESILMRLPAATARR is encoded by the coding sequence ATGGGTTTTTTTATTACATTCGAAGGAATCGAAGGGTGCGGCAAGTCGACCCAGGTGCGACTGGCCGCCGAGCGGCTCAGCCGGGCGGGGCATGAGGTGGTGGTAACCCGTGAACCGGGCGGCTGCCCCATCGCTGACGCCATCAGGGCAATCCTCCTGGACGCCCGGAACAGCGCCATGGTTCCCATGACCGAACTCCTTCTCTATGCCGCAGCCCGGGCCCAGCACATTGCCGAGGTGGTCGAGCCGGCCCTGGCCTCGGGGAAAATCGTCCTCTGTGACCGCTTCACCGACTCCACCCTGACTTACCAGGGTTTCGGCCGCAAGCTGGACCGGGAACTGATCGCCCGGCTGAATGCCCTCGCCGCAGGAAGCATAAAACCGGACATGACCCTCCTCTTTGACTGCCCAGTGGAAACGGGACTCGCCCGGGCCATGGCACGGATCAACGCAAACAGTGCTGCTCGCGAAGAGCGGTTCGAGCAGGAATCCCTCCTTTTCCACGAACGGATACGGGACGGGTTCCTTTCCCTTGCGGCCACAGAACCGTCGCGCTTTGTGGTCCTTGACGGCAGTCGCAGCATCGGGGAAATCGAAACCATGGTAACCGAATCGATTCTGATGCGCCTTCCTGCCGCCACTGCAAGGAGGTAA